Within the Acidimicrobiales bacterium genome, the region CCGAAGGGCACGCGACCTGCCGGCTACGACTACGAGGTGGGCCACAAGCCCGCCGCGTCTCCACCAAGCCCTCGCTGGCTGCCCGTAGCGATGGGCATCAGCCTTGCCCTGGGTGTGGCGGTGATCTTCTCCAATTACCTGGGTTGGCTGCCGGGCGCGGCCAGCACCTGGTGGCTCCTGGTCGGGCTTGGGTTCGTCTTGGCCGGCATCATGTTGGCCACCCGCTGGCGCTGATTGCTGTCGCGTCGCCCGGCCGAAATCACACCGATGTAGTTACCCCACAGGGTTACTCACATCCTGTGGATAACTGAGCCGGTTCGGCCTGGCCATTCTCAGACGTCAGAACGACTGACCAGGTCCATTTCTTGCATGCAGCAGCTGGGGCCCATGGGCTCGTCCACAGGTGCTCGGGTCATGCGAACCTCGGTTCCGCACACCGAACACTGGAAGGTCATCTTCACCTTGCGCAGCTCGCCGATGGGCGGAGGTGGTGGCTGGGCCCGGCTGAAAGAGGCCATCATTCTGACGCCCACGGTGTAGACCATCACGAAGAACAGCACCGCTATGACGATGTTCAGCACCTGACCCACAGGTCGAGTGTACGCACGGTGTCGATTGGCTGAAACCGTGGCGTCAAACGTCGTATGGTTGCAGACTGTGGCGGTGATCGAAGACTTTACGTGCGGCACCTCGGACGAAGAGTTGGCGTCGGCGCGTCGTATCATCGCCGATCACCTCGACGCCGAGGGTGTTCACTCAGCGATAGCGCGCGATGTGGTGTTGGCGTTCGCCGAACTGACCACACCCCGAACCGGCGGCCGACCCGATGCGAAGATCTCGGTGGGGCTCGAGATCGATCGTGACGAGATCAAGCTCCGTGTGCACAGCTCGACGGCCATGGTCGCCGATCAGCACGAGTCGGGGGAACAAGACCTGATGTTGCACCTGTTGGGCGATCGTGTCGATCGCGCTGTGGCCGAAGACGGCACCACGGCCATCACGATCACCAAACGCCGACTCGGCCGCTGAGTCTCAGCCGGCGCGGCTCGCCCTGAAGGCACGCGCCAGCAACGGCGA harbors:
- a CDS encoding cell division protein CrgA — protein: MSRSFDKPGRVTPKGTRPAGYDYEVGHKPAASPPSPRWLPVAMGISLALGVAVIFSNYLGWLPGAASTWWLLVGLGFVLAGIMLATRWR